A single Pantoea rwandensis DNA region contains:
- the thiC gene encoding phosphomethylpyrimidine synthase ThiC has product MSVAKTSRREQRAQAQEFIDSLQGTAFPQSKRIWITGSRADIRVPMREIQLSPTHIGGTKENPQYEHNEPVPVYDTAGAYGDPAATIDVHRGLSRLRENWIAERDDSEAIHQLSSQYTQQRLADEGLDHLRFEQLPQPRRAKAGRCVTQLHYARQGMITPEMEFIAVRENMGRERIRGEVLLQQHPGHSFGANLPENITAEFVRQEVASGRAIIPSNINHPESEPMIIGRNFLVKVNANIGNSAVSSSIEEEVEKLVWSTRWGADTVMDLSTGRYIHETREWILRNSPVPIGTVPIYQALEKVNGVAEDLNWEIFRDTLLEQAEQGVDYFTIHAGVLLRYVPMTAKRLTGIVSRGGSIMAKWCLSHYQESFLYLHFREICEICAAYDVALSLGDGLRPGSIQDANDEAQFAELHTLGELTKIAWEYDVQVMIEGPGHVPMQMIRRNMTEQLEHCHEAPFYTLGPLTTDIAPGYDHFTSGIGAAMIGWFGCAMLCYVTPKEHLGLPNKEDVKQGLITYKIAAHAADLAKGHPGAQIRDNAMSKARFEFRWEDQFNLALDPHTARAYHDETLPQESGKVAHFCSMCGPKFCSMKITQEVREYAARQQAEAQPIEIGMAQMSDAFRSRGGELYHAADALKEEKV; this is encoded by the coding sequence ATGTCTGTTGCTAAAACTTCTCGTCGTGAACAACGTGCACAAGCGCAGGAATTTATCGATTCGCTGCAGGGCACGGCTTTCCCCCAATCCAAACGTATCTGGATCACCGGCAGCCGAGCGGATATCCGTGTGCCGATGCGCGAAATCCAGCTCAGCCCAACACACATTGGCGGTACAAAAGAGAATCCGCAGTATGAGCACAACGAGCCGGTGCCGGTATATGACACGGCGGGTGCTTATGGCGATCCCGCGGCCACCATTGATGTGCATCGGGGATTAAGCCGATTACGTGAAAACTGGATCGCCGAACGCGATGACAGTGAGGCTATCCACCAACTGAGTTCGCAATACACCCAGCAACGCTTAGCCGATGAAGGGCTGGATCACCTGCGCTTCGAGCAGTTACCGCAGCCGCGCCGTGCTAAAGCTGGCCGCTGCGTCACGCAACTGCATTACGCACGTCAGGGCATGATTACACCCGAGATGGAATTTATTGCGGTGCGAGAAAACATGGGCCGCGAACGTATTCGTGGTGAAGTGCTACTGCAACAGCACCCGGGCCACAGTTTCGGTGCCAATCTGCCGGAAAATATCACCGCCGAATTTGTGCGCCAGGAAGTTGCCAGCGGTCGCGCTATCATACCCTCCAATATTAATCACCCCGAATCCGAGCCGATGATCATTGGCCGTAACTTTCTGGTGAAGGTGAACGCCAATATAGGCAACTCAGCGGTGAGTTCATCGATTGAAGAGGAAGTGGAGAAACTGGTGTGGTCAACACGCTGGGGCGCGGATACCGTGATGGACCTCTCCACAGGACGCTATATCCATGAAACGCGCGAGTGGATTTTGCGAAACAGCCCGGTGCCGATTGGCACTGTGCCCATTTATCAGGCACTGGAGAAAGTGAACGGCGTGGCGGAGGATCTTAACTGGGAGATCTTCCGCGATACTCTGCTCGAACAAGCAGAACAGGGGGTGGATTACTTCACTATTCACGCCGGTGTGCTGCTGCGCTATGTGCCGATGACGGCTAAACGTCTGACCGGTATTGTCTCGCGTGGTGGTTCGATCATGGCGAAGTGGTGCCTGTCACATTATCAGGAAAGCTTCCTCTATCTGCACTTCCGTGAAATCTGCGAGATCTGCGCGGCTTATGATGTCGCGCTGTCACTCGGCGATGGTCTGCGCCCAGGATCGATTCAGGACGCCAACGATGAAGCCCAGTTTGCCGAATTGCACACGCTAGGTGAGCTGACAAAAATTGCCTGGGAATACGATGTGCAGGTGATGATTGAAGGTCCAGGCCATGTGCCCATGCAGATGATCCGCCGCAACATGACCGAACAGTTAGAGCACTGTCACGAAGCGCCGTTTTACACGCTTGGCCCACTGACCACCGATATCGCCCCCGGGTACGATCACTTTACCTCCGGCATTGGTGCCGCGATGATTGGTTGGTTTGGCTGCGCCATGCTGTGTTACGTCACACCGAAAGAGCACCTCGGTTTGCCCAATAAAGAAGATGTGAAGCAGGGGCTGATTACCTACAAGATCGCCGCGCATGCTGCCGATCTGGCCAAAGGCCATCCCGGCGCACAGATCCGCGATAACGCCATGTCGAAAGCACGTTTTGAATTCCGCTGGGAGGATCAGTTCAATCTGGCGCTCGATCCGCATACGGCACGCGCTTATCACGATGAGACATTGCCGCAGGAATCGGGCAAAGTGGCTCACTTCTGCTCAATGTGCGGTCCAAAATTCTGTTCGATGAAAATTACCCAGGAAGTGCGCGAATATGCTGCTCGCCAGCAGGCTGAAGCCCAGCCAATTGAAATTGGCATGGCGCAGATGTCGGATGCCTTCCGCAGTCGTGGTGGCGAACTTTATCACGCCGCCGATGCCCTTAAAGAGGAAAAAGTATGA
- a CDS encoding Rsd/AlgQ family anti-sigma factor, which translates to MLTQLDDLARRVSGDNELVDAWLRARRQLLVSYYALIGIKPHKEALSALDEQALDAFCHGLVDYLSTGHFSIYERIISEMEGDSPLIAAAQLYPALEANTDRMMQLYDSHLQQAINDDNCVEFQKALSEVGEVLESRFTLEDKLVQLAWDNQLARPPVANESSMARPA; encoded by the coding sequence ATGCTTACCCAGTTAGATGACCTGGCCAGGCGTGTAAGTGGCGATAATGAACTCGTTGATGCGTGGCTGCGCGCGCGCCGACAGTTGCTTGTCAGCTATTACGCATTAATTGGCATCAAGCCACACAAAGAGGCGCTCAGTGCTCTGGATGAACAGGCGCTGGATGCGTTTTGCCACGGCCTGGTTGATTACCTCTCAACCGGTCATTTCAGTATTTATGAACGCATTATCAGTGAGATGGAGGGCGATAGCCCGCTCATTGCGGCCGCCCAACTCTATCCCGCTCTGGAAGCGAATACCGATCGCATGATGCAACTGTATGACAGCCATCTGCAGCAGGCCATCAACGACGATAACTGCGTAGAATTCCAGAAGGCATTATCCGAAGTGGGTGAAGTACTGGAGTCGCGCTTCACGCTGGAAGATAAGCTGGTGCAACTCGCCTGGGATAACCAGCTGGCACGCCCACCGGTCGCCAACGAAAGCAGCATGGCTCGCCCCGCTTAA
- the thiE gene encoding thiamine phosphate synthase, with amino-acid sequence MTDAFPATAPKLGLYPVVDSVEWIARLLEAGVRTIQLRIKDCQDHEVEDAVREAIALGKQYRARLFINDYWRLAIKYNAYGVHLGQEDLDVANLDAIRQAGLRLGLSTHDDAELDRALALRPSYIALGHIYPTQTKDMPSEPQGVMELKRHMARLQDIPTVAIGGISLARVPEVLATGVGSVAVVSAITQAEDWRQATQELLALVEAGTQPAEAL; translated from the coding sequence ATGACCGATGCCTTTCCAGCCACGGCCCCGAAACTGGGGCTGTACCCTGTTGTTGATAGCGTAGAGTGGATTGCACGCTTACTGGAGGCTGGCGTTCGCACCATCCAGTTGCGCATCAAAGATTGCCAGGATCATGAAGTAGAAGACGCCGTGCGCGAGGCAATTGCGCTGGGCAAGCAGTACCGTGCACGCCTGTTTATCAACGATTACTGGCGATTGGCAATTAAATACAACGCCTATGGCGTGCATCTTGGTCAGGAAGATTTAGACGTGGCCAATCTGGACGCTATCCGCCAGGCAGGTTTGCGTCTGGGGTTATCGACTCATGATGATGCCGAGTTGGACCGCGCGCTGGCGCTGCGTCCTTCCTACATTGCACTGGGACACATTTACCCTACGCAAACCAAAGATATGCCTTCAGAACCGCAGGGCGTCATGGAACTGAAACGCCACATGGCACGGTTGCAGGATATACCGACTGTGGCGATTGGCGGTATATCCCTAGCGCGCGTACCTGAAGTTTTGGCCACTGGCGTAGGAAGCGTTGCCGTGGTGAGCGCCATTACCCAGGCGGAAGACTGGCGCCAGGCGACACAGGAGCTGCTGGCACTGGTTGAAGCTGGAACCCAGCCCGCAGAAGCGCTGTAA
- the nudC gene encoding NAD(+) diphosphatase, protein MQREISSVDAGWWIVSHEQKLWLPQGELPHGLSGDFGLTGKTAILIGEWQAENVWLIRESRPDNMGSVRQLIDEDVGLFQMVGRGVQLAEFYRSHRWCGYCGHEMHLSKREFACLCHHCRERYYPQIAPCIIVAIRRGEEILLANHARHRNSIYTVLAGFVEVGETLEQAVAREVMEESNVRVKNVRYVTSQPWPFPHSLMMAFMAEYEGGDLQHDGKELLDAGWYRYDDLPLLPPPGTVARRLIEDTVALCRASAP, encoded by the coding sequence ATGCAACGTGAGATCTCAAGCGTAGACGCTGGCTGGTGGATTGTCAGCCATGAACAAAAACTTTGGCTACCGCAAGGTGAACTGCCGCATGGCTTATCCGGCGATTTTGGCCTGACAGGAAAAACCGCGATTTTGATTGGTGAATGGCAGGCGGAGAATGTCTGGCTGATACGTGAATCACGACCTGACAATATGGGATCTGTTCGCCAGCTTATCGACGAAGATGTTGGGCTTTTCCAGATGGTTGGGCGCGGAGTTCAACTCGCCGAATTCTACCGCTCACACCGCTGGTGTGGCTACTGCGGCCACGAAATGCACCTCAGTAAACGCGAATTTGCCTGCCTGTGTCACCATTGCCGTGAGCGATATTACCCGCAAATTGCACCGTGCATCATCGTAGCGATTCGCCGGGGGGAGGAGATTCTGCTGGCCAACCATGCGCGTCATCGCAACAGCATTTACACAGTATTAGCTGGCTTTGTTGAGGTCGGGGAGACGCTGGAGCAGGCCGTCGCGCGTGAAGTGATGGAAGAGAGCAACGTCCGGGTTAAAAATGTCCGTTACGTCACCTCGCAGCCTTGGCCGTTCCCGCATTCGCTAATGATGGCGTTTATGGCCGAGTACGAAGGCGGAGACTTGCAGCATGATGGCAAAGAGTTGCTGGATGCCGGCTGGTATCGCTATGACGATCTGCCCTTGTTACCGCCACCGGGCACGGTGGCACGACGGTTGATTGAAGATACCGTTGCCCTGTGTCGCGCCAGCGCGCCGTGA